A genomic stretch from Bacteroidota bacterium includes:
- the def gene encoding peptide deformylase yields MILRVIGYGDPLLRKQSEDIEKDYPNLDKLIADMFETMYESHGVGLAAPQIGLNINMFVIDTTPIEDNKDGIKRAFINPIILKEDGEPWAFEEGCLSLPKIREDVIRDERIVLSYFDENFVEHEEVFDDINARVIQHEYDHLEGILFIDHLSGVKKRLLKKRLNEIVNGSVEADYPMKYYKQIVKK; encoded by the coding sequence ATGATATTACGAGTAATTGGATACGGAGACCCCCTACTGAGAAAACAAAGTGAAGATATTGAAAAAGATTATCCGAATTTGGATAAGCTTATTGCTGATATGTTTGAAACCATGTACGAATCTCATGGAGTGGGTTTGGCAGCGCCACAAATTGGATTAAACATTAATATGTTTGTAATTGATACAACTCCAATTGAAGATAATAAAGATGGGATTAAACGTGCTTTTATCAATCCAATTATTCTGAAAGAAGATGGAGAGCCTTGGGCTTTTGAGGAAGGATGCTTGAGTTTGCCCAAAATACGGGAAGATGTGATTCGGGATGAACGAATAGTGCTTAGTTATTTTGATGAGAACTTTGTGGAACATGAAGAGGTATTTGACGACATTAATGCACGCGTTATTCAGCATGAGTACGATCATTTGGAAGGCATATTGTTTATTGATCATTTATCAGGAGTAAAAAAAAGACTACTCAAAAAACGTTTGAATGAAATAGTAAATGGAAGTGTTGAAGCAGATTACCCCATGAAGTATTATAAACAAATAGTAAAAAAATAG
- the ruvX gene encoding Holliday junction resolvase RuvX, with protein MGRILAIDFGMKRVGLAVTDPLQIIANGLTTVENKLALDFISNYCQKENVELIVIGYPLNFDGSKTDSTEGVENFIKKLNKKLPAIKVELEDERLTSKMAKQAMIDGGMKKMKRRDKAMVDKISATLILQSYLESR; from the coding sequence GTGGGAAGAATATTAGCCATAGATTTTGGAATGAAGAGAGTTGGTCTGGCTGTAACCGATCCTTTGCAGATAATTGCAAACGGTTTAACAACAGTTGAAAACAAGCTTGCTCTTGACTTTATTTCGAACTATTGCCAAAAAGAAAATGTTGAATTGATTGTTATTGGTTATCCATTGAACTTTGATGGAAGCAAAACTGATTCAACCGAGGGAGTTGAGAATTTTATTAAAAAATTGAACAAAAAACTTCCTGCCATTAAGGTGGAGTTAGAAGATGAGCGATTGACCTCGAAAATGGCCAAACAAGCTATGATTGATGGTGGAATGAAAAAAATGAAAAGAAGGGATAAAGCGATGGTAGATAAAATCAGTGCTACCCTAATTTTGCAGTCATATTTAGAAAGCAGATAA